A window of Acidobacteriota bacterium contains these coding sequences:
- a CDS encoding endonuclease V, translated as MKAILDVHYEPTIAHAACVVFEHWSDERPVTTHRLQVPGVRPYRPGRFFERELPPLLAILEATNENFDHIIVDGYVYLEDDAVGLGGRLYESLPRSCAVIGVAKKPLAIADQFEAIHRGRSSKPLFVSAIGLDAGAATTAIASMHGPHRIPTLLHLTDRIARGN; from the coding sequence GTGAAGGCCATCCTCGACGTCCACTACGAACCGACCATCGCCCATGCGGCCTGTGTCGTCTTCGAGCATTGGTCCGACGAACGTCCGGTCACCACCCATCGCCTTCAGGTGCCGGGAGTCCGGCCCTACCGCCCAGGGCGCTTCTTCGAGCGTGAGCTGCCGCCGCTCCTCGCCATTCTCGAGGCAACGAATGAGAATTTCGATCACATCATTGTCGACGGGTACGTCTACCTCGAGGACGATGCCGTTGGACTCGGCGGCCGTCTCTACGAGTCACTTCCCCGCTCCTGTGCAGTCATCGGTGTCGCGAAAAAACCGCTCGCGATTGCCGACCAATTCGAAGCCATTCACCGGGGCCGCAGCTCCAAACCGCTTTTCGTCTCCGCTATCGGATTGGATGCAGGAGCAGCGACCACGGCCATTGCCAGCATGCACGGGCCCCACCGGATTCCAACCCTCCTCCATCTCACCGA